The DNA segment CCGTGGTGAGGTGAACGAAGCTTAACCAGCGTGTTAAGGATCATATTGATACGTCTAAGGATCATATTGATACGTCTAATGAGGAAGTATACCTTTCGTTTAAAAAGCGAGAAGCATGGAAAGTTTAAATGCCTAGATCAATAAAAATTAATTGAGATGGAAGGAGTTGAGTGAGGATCCTGTTGAAGAGTATAAGAGGGCTTTTCGTGAAATGGAGGTTGAGGAAGCTAAAAGGGGCTTCGCAGCGCATCTAGTAGCCTACCTCATCGTTAACGCGTTCCTCATATTCATTAACTTATGGACTTCCAGGAAGGCTTTATGGTTTCCCTTCCCGCTAACAGGTTGGGGCATAGGCCTAGCCATGCACTACGTGTTCTCAAGACCAAGCCACATTGTTAAAGAGATCATGAAGAAAGAGGCCCTCGCCGAGTATTATAGAATAAAGGCCAAGAAGGAGGAGAAGGCTTAACGGCGCCTCAAGCAGACGGAGACAGCAAGCTACAAATACTTAATGTTTTTTTAACGATGTTTTAAAATAGGCTGTTGAAGCGTTTTTAAGAGCACGAGGCTTAGGTGAAGCCCTAAGCCTCGCCGTTACAGTTTTCACACTCATCAACACACCTATTCTGAACGGGCATAGGTGCCTAAAAAAGAGGCAGGCTTGTTCAAATCATGCGCCTGAGCTCGAGGCTCAAACCCCCTTAAGAACCCTTTAATCGAATGTGACTTGTAAGCGTCATCCTAAAGAGAGCGCTAGTCGCCGATCAAGCCCGTGGTAAACAATACCCTTTTAAATCCCAAGACGTTAGCCTCCACCGAATCGGTTGCGACAAACGTAAACGTTTAACATGACCGTTAGACATGGTGTGAACGGTGATCCGGGTTGAGAGAGGAGAAGTCGATCCTGAGGGAGATGGCTAGGATGATCAGAAGGCTAGAGGAGGAGAAAGGCAGCGAATATTGCACCCGTTGCGGGAACATCATATCTGAAGAAGACGCGTACTGTGATCGCTGTGGGGAGCAGGTAGAGCGAACCGTAAATAAGCCGTCGATAAAAATTAGGAAAATCATGATGATGGAGCGATGAACACTGGAGTGATAGGACTTTCTAACTCCGGTTCGCTTGATGAGGGGTTAATCATCAAGCTAGGAGGCTCCGTCATCACCTATAAACACGTTGAATGTTCACCTCGTTTGAGGTTCATAAAAAGAATATGCTCGGAGATCTCGAAGCTTAAATTACCCATGCTTCTCATCCACGGAGCCGGATCCTACGCCCATCCGATAGTTAGAGAGTATGGAATACACCTAGGATATAGGAGCCCGGAGCAGTTGAAGGCCTTCACCGAAACATGCGTCCAGCTTCGAGTATTGAACAACCTCATACTCAAAGAGTTGAAGAAACATGACGTGCCCGCGGCCCCCATCCACCCCTCCAGCTCCATGATCATGAATGAAGGCGAAATCGCCGAGTGGAACATAGCCCCCCTGGTGGGATTGTTGAACATAGGTTTAACCCCTCTCCTCCACGGGGATGTGGTGTACGACCGCGTGAAGGGCTTTTCCATCGTTTCAGGAGACCGGTTAGCCACCTATTTAGCCGAAGTCTTGAGGCCGAGCATGGTTGTATTCGGATGCGACGTCGACGGCGTTTACAACTTCGATCCGAAGTCAAAGAGCGATGTGAAGCTACTGCCTAAGATAACGCCCTCAACCTATAGGGAGTTGACGACCGCCTTTAAAACTCCTCAAGGGTTTGACGTAACCGGGGGCATGAAGGCTAAGGTTGAGGAGGCGGTTAAGCTCGCGGAGAAAGGCGTTGAAAGCGTGGTGATCAACTTGCTGAAGCCTCAAAACCTCACCAAGCTTATAACCGGGAAACCAGTTACCTGCACTAGAATAACCCCGGAGGGCTAATCGCGCCGCGTTGGGTGAGGTTTGTTGACGGAGGTTGATCGGATACTGGATCTAGGAAGGAAGGTGGATCCCGTAATAATGGAGTTCCTGGAGAGAGACGCTGATCCGGATTTCATTCCAGTGCTAAGGCATCAAATAGAGAGTGGAGGCAAGCGGGTGAGGGCTACTTTAACGTTGCTTTCCTGCGCGGCCACTGGAGGAGGCTTAAAAGACGGGTTAATACCGGCGGCGATGTTCGAGCTCGTCCACAACTACTCCTTGATCATAGACGACATCATCGATAGGGGCGAGGTGAGGCGAGGCTTGGATACGGTGAGGAAAAAGTTTTCCGACCCCATGGCTTTGCTGGCGGCCATGTTTTACCGTGAAACGCTAGACGAAATGGCTGAGGCGGCCCACCCATCAACGGAATTTAGAAGACTTATGAGAGAAACCATTAAAGAGCTAATTGAAGGAGAGCGAAGGGACATATTGTTCGAGCAAGCGGGCAGGGAATCCCCCTACATTGAAAGCCTCAGGACGTCAGATGTCTCCTTCGAAGGATACTTGGACATGATAGGGAAAAAAACCGCGGCCTTGTTTAAGGCCTCCTGCCTCGCGGGAGGATACGCTTCAAAGGCGCCCCAGCCAATTCTCGACGCGTTGAAGGAGTTTGGATGGAAGATAGGCCTCGCCTTCCAGGTGATGGACGACTACTTAGACATATTCGGCGAGGAAACAGGTAAGGAGAAGGGAAAGGACATAAGGGAGCATAAACTTGGAAACATAGCCATCATCAACGCCCTAAACGAATTAGAAGGCGAGGAAAGAAAGGTCTTAAAGGAAATCTTATCGAAGCAGCAGGTAACAAACATGGACGTCGCAAAAGCGCTCACGTTGATTGGAAAAACCAGTTCGAAGAGCAAAACCGTAGAGCTGGCGAAACGACTAGTATTGGACGGGAAAACTTCCCTTAAAACCCTGCCTGAAACAGAGGCGAAAGCCGACCTATTAGCCATCGCCGACTTCATCCATGAACGGCTATACTGAGAACCCTCCGCTAGGGGACGGTAAAGCGCCGAGAAGAGGGAGAACGCATGTTTACGGCTGGTTGAGGGGATGTTCCCTCAGCCTGCGTAGGCCGTCCATAACGGCTTCCACCGCTTGGTCATCCATGGCTGAAAGCCTTGAAGCCGTTTCCACGTATCTTCTCCTCATCTCAGCGGCGTATGGGTTGTACCTCTGTATCTCCAGCATCGTCCTCACGCCTTTCCCCATCCGGCGGAGCCTTAACACCGTTTCATGAAGGGACCTTGACGTGAAGCCACTCGGCAATGGGTGTTCAACAAGCACCCTTAGCAGCGACATCATGGAGAAGTGGTGTGCGACCTGGGCGATGGCCATCATCCTGTCATGCTCATCCGCGGTTGTCTCCGTTACGATGAGCCCCAGCTTCTTAAAATATTCTTTTAAAAGTTTGGACTTACCCCCCACTTTAACATCAACCGCCAACATTCTCTGGCCCTTAAACCTCCTCGTGGATGGGCCGAACAACGGATGCAAGCTAAGGTACTCCATCCCAACCCCTAACAGCTTGGATAAATGGCCGACTAGCGGCGTTTTAACGGAGGCGATGTCGACGATTAACGCGCGGGGGGAAAGCCTACCCGCGACCCTTTCGTAGACGTTGACAACCTCCTCGAATGGAACCGCTAGAACTAGGATTTCAGCGTCATGCACATCCTCCAACCCTCCATGGTCAAGCCCCATGCGTTTCGCCGCGCGTTTAGCCTTCTCAACGCTTCTTCCGCACAGCCTTATCGAAGCGCCTGTAGGCTTTAGAAGCTTCGCCATCGTCCTGCCCATTCCACCAGATCCCCCTGCGATGGCGATTACGCCCTTGGGTAGGATCCTAAGGTCTTCAGGAAAACGCATTTCTTCCGCAACTCCTCTAACGCTTCGAGGCAGGGCTTCATCAACCTATGACCCTCGAAGTCGCAGTAAAAATAGTATTCCCATGAACCCCTCCGAGCCGGCCTAGACTCTATTTTCGTCAGGTTGATGCGCCTCCTCGCGAAAGCGCCCAACGCCTCGT comes from the Candidatus Bathyarchaeia archaeon genome and includes:
- a CDS encoding 2TM domain-containing protein, which codes for MRWKELSEDPVEEYKRAFREMEVEEAKRGFAAHLVAYLIVNAFLIFINLWTSRKALWFPFPLTGWGIGLAMHYVFSRPSHIVKEIMKKEALAEYYRIKAKKEEKA
- a CDS encoding isopentenyl phosphate kinase, with translation MNTGVIGLSNSGSLDEGLIIKLGGSVITYKHVECSPRLRFIKRICSEISKLKLPMLLIHGAGSYAHPIVREYGIHLGYRSPEQLKAFTETCVQLRVLNNLILKELKKHDVPAAPIHPSSSMIMNEGEIAEWNIAPLVGLLNIGLTPLLHGDVVYDRVKGFSIVSGDRLATYLAEVLRPSMVVFGCDVDGVYNFDPKSKSDVKLLPKITPSTYRELTTAFKTPQGFDVTGGMKAKVEEAVKLAEKGVESVVINLLKPQNLTKLITGKPVTCTRITPEG
- a CDS encoding polyprenyl synthetase family protein; this encodes MTEVDRILDLGRKVDPVIMEFLERDADPDFIPVLRHQIESGGKRVRATLTLLSCAATGGGLKDGLIPAAMFELVHNYSLIIDDIIDRGEVRRGLDTVRKKFSDPMALLAAMFYRETLDEMAEAAHPSTEFRRLMRETIKELIEGERRDILFEQAGRESPYIESLRTSDVSFEGYLDMIGKKTAALFKASCLAGGYASKAPQPILDALKEFGWKIGLAFQVMDDYLDIFGEETGKEKGKDIREHKLGNIAIINALNELEGEERKVLKEILSKQQVTNMDVAKALTLIGKTSSKSKTVELAKRLVLDGKTSLKTLPETEAKADLLAIADFIHERLY
- a CDS encoding prephenate dehydrogenase/arogenate dehydrogenase family protein, which translates into the protein MRFPEDLRILPKGVIAIAGGSGGMGRTMAKLLKPTGASIRLCGRSVEKAKRAAKRMGLDHGGLEDVHDAEILVLAVPFEEVVNVYERVAGRLSPRALIVDIASVKTPLVGHLSKLLGVGMEYLSLHPLFGPSTRRFKGQRMLAVDVKVGGKSKLLKEYFKKLGLIVTETTADEHDRMMAIAQVAHHFSMMSLLRVLVEHPLPSGFTSRSLHETVLRLRRMGKGVRTMLEIQRYNPYAAEMRRRYVETASRLSAMDDQAVEAVMDGLRRLREHPLNQP